In Paralichthys olivaceus isolate ysfri-2021 chromosome 13, ASM2471397v2, whole genome shotgun sequence, the following are encoded in one genomic region:
- the prune gene encoding exopolyphosphatase PRUNE1, with amino-acid sequence MEEFLSSCHRAVQANTEQPGPLFHIVLGNEACDVDSVVSALAYAYFLSKTSPSEMLALPLMNIRQSELLLRSDVVFLLQQTGLSPELLMFRDQLDLRVLHRDGRLQLTLVDHNVLPSSDSDLEGAVVEVIDHHLLEREPSPSCPVTVETVGSCATLVTERIIQKAPQILNQQLAQLLYAAVVLDCVNMAPAAGKVTPKDSQYVSMLENRFPTLPQRGALFQLLESAKFDVSGLNTEQMLLKDMKAVSGSLNVAVSVLYITLEEFLQRAELEAELSGFCQGLGFDLLLLMTISFTESKEPIRELAVFSHSRTCRQQMSHYLEQACNPALNLCPISSPHPHITAYQQGNTLASRKKVLPIVKVFLKELDGDGCLGNVEEEESRVPPTPMNSLVEGCPLDDGLPHISTQDLVEKVSKMADRGGN; translated from the exons ATGGAGGAGTTTCTATCGAGCTGCCACCGAGCCgtgcag GCGAACACAGAGCAGCCTGGTCCTTTGTTCCACATTGTTCTGGGTAACGAGGCGTGTGATGTGGACTCGGTGGTGTCCGCCCTGGCCTACGCCTACTTCCTGTCCAAG acttcGCCCAGTGAAATGCTCGCTCTCCCTCTGATGAACATCCGtcagtcagagctgctgctgcgttcAGATGTCGTCTTCCTGCTGCAACAAACTGGATTGTCTCCAGAACTCCTGATGTTCAGAGACCAGCTCGACCTCCGAGTCCTGCACCGAGACGGACGCCTGCAGCTGACACTGGTCGACCACAACGTCTTACCCAG TTCAGACAGTGACCTGGAGGGGGCGGTGGTGGAGGTGATCGACCATCACCTGTTGGAGAGAGAGCCCTCTCCCTCTTGTCCTGTTACTGTGGAAACAGTGGGATCCTGCGCTACCTTGGTAACGGAACGCATCATCCAGAAAGCTCCACAGATCCTGAACCAGCAGCTCGCTCAGCTGCTCTACg cgGCCGTGGTGTTGGACTGTGTCAACATGGCTCCTGCTGCTGGCAAAGTGACTCCTAAAGACAGTCAGTATGTCTCCATGTTGGAGAATCGTTTCCCCACTCTGCCACAGAGAGGCGCTCTCTTCCAGTTGCTGGAGAGTGCCAAGTTTGACGTCTCAG GTCTGAACACTGAACAGATGTTGTTGAAGGACATGAAAGCTGTTTCAGGAAGTCTCAATGTTGCTGTTTCTGTTCTCTACATCACACTGGAG gagTTCCTTCAGAGGGCGGAGTTGGAAGCGGAGCTCTCAGGTTTCTGTCAGGGGTTGGGATTTgatttgctgctgctgatgaccATCTCCTTCACTGAGAGCaaagagccaatcagagagcttgCTGTGTTCAGCCACAGCCGCACCTGCAGGCAACAG ATGAGCCACTACCTGGAACAGGCTTGTAACCCCGCCCTCAATCTCTGTCCAATCAGCAGCCCCCATCCTCACATCACAGCCTATCAGCAAG GAAACACATTGGCGTCTCGTAAGAAGGTCCTCCCCATCGTGAAAGTTTTCCTGAAGGAGCTGGACGGAGATGGTTGCCTGGgaaatgtggaggaggaggagtctcGGGTCCCTCCAACTCCAATGAACAGTCTGGTGGAGGGTTGTCCCCTGGACGACGGCCTGCCGCACATCAGCACTCAGGACCTGGTGGAGAAGGTCAGCAAGATGGCTGACAGAGGAGGgaactga
- the bnipl gene encoding bcl-2/adenovirus E1B 19 kDa-interacting protein 2-like protein isoform X3, translating to MSGHTDRGPVGASDPPNIQDMELREEWQDDGFPRPLPEDCGSLEAERPSGVAPSTSLALSGTAVGGAKKRLAAPSLSLTLSRRDSHDPSNDGFSAAALSATPDDTPSLDINLEALETPSGSETGTLPDSGELEWDDDLSQMERGGAVGVVRSPVEHSDSLMGLDQVDTRGRRWRKFCISGQEYQVNMSVLEPYLQVLSHGGYYGDGMNAIILFTSCYLPENTVDDYEYVMDNLFRYIVGTLDLMVSENYLLVYLCAMAPRNKLPSIKWLHQCYTSIDRRLKKDLKGLLVVHPAWYIKALITVVKPFISDKFSRKIRFVQSLQQLSQIIPTERLQIPDAIRQFDDKLNR from the exons ATGAGTGGCCACACGGACAG GGGCCCTGTGGGGGCCTCAGACCCCCCCAACATCCAGGACATGGAGCTGAGGGAGGAGTGGCAGGATGACGGTTTCCCCAG GCCTCTCCCAGAGGATTGTGGGAGTCTGGAAGCAGAGCGTCCGTCAGGAG TAGCCCCATCCACCAGCCTCGCCCTATCAGGTACGGCTGTGGGTGGGGCCAAGAAGCGCTTGGCGGCCCCGTCTCTCAGCCTGACTCTGAGCCGCAGAGATTCTCATGACCCCAGTAACGATGGCTTCTCAGCTGCCGCTCTGTCTGCGACGCCAGACGACACGCCGTCACTGGACATCAACCTGGAGGCGCTGGAGACACCGTCGGGCAGTGAGACCGGGACTCTGCCTGACAGCGGCGAGCTGGAGTGGGATG ATGACCTCTCTCAGATGGAGAGGGGTGGGGCTGTGGGCGTGGTCAGAAGCCCAGTGGAGCATTCAGATAGTTTGATGGGATTGGACCAGGTGGACACCAGGGGGCGCCGCTGGAGGAAGTTCTGTATCTCCGGACAGGAGTACCAGGTCAACATGAGTGTCCTGGAGCCATACCTGCAGGTCCTGTCCcacggag GTTACTATGGGGACGGGATGAACGCCATCATCCTGTTCACCTCCTGTTACCTGCCTGAGAACACGGTGGACGACTATGAGTATGTCATGGACAACTTGTTCAG GTACATCGTGGGGACGTTGGACCTGATGGTCTCGGAGAACTACCTACTCGTCTACCTGTGTGCGATGGCACCGAGAAACAAACTTCCCTCCATCAAGTGGCTTCATCAGTGTTACACATCCATCGACAGAAG GCTGAAGAAGGATCTAAAGGGGCTGCTGGTTGTTCATCCTGCCTGGTACATTAAGGCTCTGATCACTGTCGTCAAACCGTTCATCAG TGACAAGTTCAGCAGGAAGATTCGTTTTGTTCAGAGTCTTCAGCAGCTTTCACAGATCATCCCCACAGAACGACTCCAGATCCCTGACGCCATCCGCCA GTTTGATGACAAACTGAACAGATGA
- the bnipl gene encoding bcl-2/adenovirus E1B 19 kDa-interacting protein 2-like protein isoform X1, translating to MGDVKRTNNQIFRTSRRGPVGASDPPNIQDMELREEWQDDGFPRPLPEDCGSLEAERPSGVAPSTSLALSGTAVGGAKKRLAAPSLSLTLSRRDSHDPSNDGFSAAALSATPDDTPSLDINLEALETPSGSETGTLPDSGELEWDDDLSQMERGGAVGVVRSPVEHSDSLMGLDQVDTRGRRWRKFCISGQEYQVNMSVLEPYLQVLSHGGYYGDGMNAIILFTSCYLPENTVDDYEYVMDNLFRYIVGTLDLMVSENYLLVYLCAMAPRNKLPSIKWLHQCYTSIDRRLKKDLKGLLVVHPAWYIKALITVVKPFISDKFSRKIRFVQSLQQLSQIIPTERLQIPDAIRQFDDKLNR from the exons ATGGGCGATGTCAAAAGAACCAACAACCAAATCTTCAGAACCAGTCGGAG GGGCCCTGTGGGGGCCTCAGACCCCCCCAACATCCAGGACATGGAGCTGAGGGAGGAGTGGCAGGATGACGGTTTCCCCAG GCCTCTCCCAGAGGATTGTGGGAGTCTGGAAGCAGAGCGTCCGTCAGGAG TAGCCCCATCCACCAGCCTCGCCCTATCAGGTACGGCTGTGGGTGGGGCCAAGAAGCGCTTGGCGGCCCCGTCTCTCAGCCTGACTCTGAGCCGCAGAGATTCTCATGACCCCAGTAACGATGGCTTCTCAGCTGCCGCTCTGTCTGCGACGCCAGACGACACGCCGTCACTGGACATCAACCTGGAGGCGCTGGAGACACCGTCGGGCAGTGAGACCGGGACTCTGCCTGACAGCGGCGAGCTGGAGTGGGATG ATGACCTCTCTCAGATGGAGAGGGGTGGGGCTGTGGGCGTGGTCAGAAGCCCAGTGGAGCATTCAGATAGTTTGATGGGATTGGACCAGGTGGACACCAGGGGGCGCCGCTGGAGGAAGTTCTGTATCTCCGGACAGGAGTACCAGGTCAACATGAGTGTCCTGGAGCCATACCTGCAGGTCCTGTCCcacggag GTTACTATGGGGACGGGATGAACGCCATCATCCTGTTCACCTCCTGTTACCTGCCTGAGAACACGGTGGACGACTATGAGTATGTCATGGACAACTTGTTCAG GTACATCGTGGGGACGTTGGACCTGATGGTCTCGGAGAACTACCTACTCGTCTACCTGTGTGCGATGGCACCGAGAAACAAACTTCCCTCCATCAAGTGGCTTCATCAGTGTTACACATCCATCGACAGAAG GCTGAAGAAGGATCTAAAGGGGCTGCTGGTTGTTCATCCTGCCTGGTACATTAAGGCTCTGATCACTGTCGTCAAACCGTTCATCAG TGACAAGTTCAGCAGGAAGATTCGTTTTGTTCAGAGTCTTCAGCAGCTTTCACAGATCATCCCCACAGAACGACTCCAGATCCCTGACGCCATCCGCCA GTTTGATGACAAACTGAACAGATGA
- the bnipl gene encoding bcl-2/adenovirus E1B 19 kDa-interacting protein 2-like protein isoform X4 encodes MSGHTDRGPVGASDPPNIQDMELREEWQDDGFPRPLPEDCGSLEAERPSGAPSTSLALSGTAVGGAKKRLAAPSLSLTLSRRDSHDPSNDGFSAAALSATPDDTPSLDINLEALETPSGSETGTLPDSGELEWDDDLSQMERGGAVGVVRSPVEHSDSLMGLDQVDTRGRRWRKFCISGQEYQVNMSVLEPYLQVLSHGGYYGDGMNAIILFTSCYLPENTVDDYEYVMDNLFRYIVGTLDLMVSENYLLVYLCAMAPRNKLPSIKWLHQCYTSIDRRLKKDLKGLLVVHPAWYIKALITVVKPFISDKFSRKIRFVQSLQQLSQIIPTERLQIPDAIRQFDDKLNR; translated from the exons ATGAGTGGCCACACGGACAG GGGCCCTGTGGGGGCCTCAGACCCCCCCAACATCCAGGACATGGAGCTGAGGGAGGAGTGGCAGGATGACGGTTTCCCCAG GCCTCTCCCAGAGGATTGTGGGAGTCTGGAAGCAGAGCGTCCGTCAGGAG CCCCATCCACCAGCCTCGCCCTATCAGGTACGGCTGTGGGTGGGGCCAAGAAGCGCTTGGCGGCCCCGTCTCTCAGCCTGACTCTGAGCCGCAGAGATTCTCATGACCCCAGTAACGATGGCTTCTCAGCTGCCGCTCTGTCTGCGACGCCAGACGACACGCCGTCACTGGACATCAACCTGGAGGCGCTGGAGACACCGTCGGGCAGTGAGACCGGGACTCTGCCTGACAGCGGCGAGCTGGAGTGGGATG ATGACCTCTCTCAGATGGAGAGGGGTGGGGCTGTGGGCGTGGTCAGAAGCCCAGTGGAGCATTCAGATAGTTTGATGGGATTGGACCAGGTGGACACCAGGGGGCGCCGCTGGAGGAAGTTCTGTATCTCCGGACAGGAGTACCAGGTCAACATGAGTGTCCTGGAGCCATACCTGCAGGTCCTGTCCcacggag GTTACTATGGGGACGGGATGAACGCCATCATCCTGTTCACCTCCTGTTACCTGCCTGAGAACACGGTGGACGACTATGAGTATGTCATGGACAACTTGTTCAG GTACATCGTGGGGACGTTGGACCTGATGGTCTCGGAGAACTACCTACTCGTCTACCTGTGTGCGATGGCACCGAGAAACAAACTTCCCTCCATCAAGTGGCTTCATCAGTGTTACACATCCATCGACAGAAG GCTGAAGAAGGATCTAAAGGGGCTGCTGGTTGTTCATCCTGCCTGGTACATTAAGGCTCTGATCACTGTCGTCAAACCGTTCATCAG TGACAAGTTCAGCAGGAAGATTCGTTTTGTTCAGAGTCTTCAGCAGCTTTCACAGATCATCCCCACAGAACGACTCCAGATCCCTGACGCCATCCGCCA GTTTGATGACAAACTGAACAGATGA
- the myo1eb gene encoding myosin IEb, whose protein sequence is MGSKERYHWLAQNVKVSGVDDMVLLSKISEDAITDNLKKRYMDDYIFTYIGPVLISVNPFKQLPYFTEREVELYQGAAQYENPPHIYALADNMYRNMMIDNENQCVIISGESGAGKTVAAKYIMSYVSKVSGGGDKVQHVKDIILQSNPLLEAFGNAKTVRNNNSSRFGKYFEIQFSQGGAPDGGKISNFLLEKSRVVSQNEGERNFHIYYQLLEGASGEQRENLGVTTPDYYSYLNQSGTYTVEDVNDKKEFCDTMGAMSVVGLSVEDQDSVLQLVAGILHLGNISFREENNYAVVESQDFLAFPSFLLGIHQDGLCSKLTSRIMDSKWGGKTESISVTLNTEQAYFSRDALSKALYARLFDFLVDCVNKAIQKDQEDLNIGVLDIYGFEIFQKNGFEQFCINFVNEKLQQIFIELTLKAEQEEYVQEGIKWTPIEYFNNKVVCDLIESKLNPLGIMSILDDVCATMHAKGEGADQTLLQKLQGQIGTHQHFSSWNRGFVVHHYAGKVSYDVSGFCERNRDVLFNDIIELMQSSEFPFIRALFPENLEAEKRGRPSTASSKIKKQANTLVQTLMKCTPHYIRCIKPNETKRPRDWEDNRVRHQVEYLGLRENIRVRRAGYAYRRVFNKFLQRYAILTKETWPRWKGDERQGVLHLLHCVNMDQDQFQLGKTKVFIKAPESLFLLEEMRERKYNGYARVIQKAWRKHIAVRKYVKMREEASDVLLNKKERRSNSINRNFVGDYIGTDNHPEIRQFVGRRERIDFADVVVKYDRRFRTVKRDLILTPKFLYLIGREKVKQGPDKGQIQEVLKRKIELNKIQSVSLSSLQDDFFVVHEEEYDSVLQSIFKTEFLSLLVKRFHEKTERKLPLKFNNLLEFKVKKGGWGPFSSAGSRQIQFQVGQGDEAVLKLSGKMLQVSIGPGLPKNSRPTRKDNRKSRYMGNQAPHSNQYNSAPHSRGGRAPRGPASSRGTLLRQQSSMEQPSLPRFQSQRRPSHHAPKQYDMGFMDVPEQGAAGLQRRRSKEVKPLPGAGRPKPAPKPKPRCPQCRALYAYDAQDTDELSFNTDDVIDILTEDPSGWWFGRLRAREGMFPGNYVEKI, encoded by the exons aTG gGCAGTAAGGAGCGTTACCATTGGCTGGCCCAGAATGTGAAGGTGAGTGGTGTGGACGACATGGTGCTTCTGTCCAAAATCAGCGAGGACGCCATCACAGACAACCTGAAGAAGAGATACATGGACGACTACATCTTT ACCTACATCGGTCCAGTTCTGATCTCAGTGAATCCGTTCAAACAGCTTCCATATTTCACTGAGAGGGAGGTGGAGCTGTACCAGGGAGCG GCCCAGTATGAAAACCCCCCCCACATCTACGCACTGGCAGACAACATGTACAGAAACATGATGATTGACAACGAGAACCAGTGCGTCATCATCAG CGgtgagagtggagctggaaAAACTGTTGCTGCCAAATATATTATGAGCTACGTGTCCAAAgtgtctggaggaggagacaaagTACAG catgttaAAGACATCATCCTGCAGTCCAACCCTCTGCTGGAGGCCTTCGGTAATGCCAAGACTGTCCGCAACAACAACTCCAGCAGATTT ggTAAATACTTTGAGATCCAGTTTAGTCAGGGCGGAGCTCCTGATGGAGGAAAAATCTCCAACTTCTTGTTGGAGAAAAGTCGAGTTGTTTCACAgaatgaaggagaaagaaaCTTTCACATCTACTACCAG CTGTTGGAGGGGGCGAGtggggagcagagggagaacCTTGGGGTCACGACCCCTGACTACTACAGCTACCTCAACCAATCAGGAACCTACACAGTGGAGGATGTCAACGATAAGAAGGAGTTCTGCGACACGATG ggggcgaTGTCAGTTGTGGGTCTGTCTGTGGAGGATCAGGACTCGGTTCTTCAACTCGTTGCAGGAATTCTTCATCTAGGAAACATCAgtttcagagaagaaaacaactatGCTGTGGTTGAAAGTCAGGACT TCCTGGCGTTCCCGTCCTTTCTTTTGGGGATCCATCAGGACGGTCTTTGCAGTAAACTGACCAGCAGGATTATGGACAGTAAGTGGGGCGGGAAGACCGAGTCAATCTCCGTCACGCTGAACACGGAGCAGGCGTATTTCTCCAGAGACGCTCTGTCCAAAGCTCTGTACGCCCGACTCTTCGACTTCCTTGTCGAC tgcgtTAATAAAGCCATTCAGAAGGACCAGGAAGACCTGAACATCGGCGTGCTCGACATCTACGGCTTTGAGATCTTCCAG AAAAACGGCTTTGAACAGTTCTGCATTAACTTTGTCAacgagaagctgcagcagattttTATTGAACTCACACTAAAGGCCGAACAG gAGGAATATGTTCAGGAGGGAATCAAATGGACGCCCATCGAGTATTTTAACAATAAAGTGGTGTGTGACCTCATCGAGTCCAAACTG AATCCTCTTGGGATCATGAGTATCCTGGATGATGTTTGTGCTACGATGCACGCTAAAGGAGAAGGAGCAGATCAGACGCTGCTACAGAAACTTCAGGGACAGATCGGCACTCACCAACACTTCAGCAGCTGGAACAGAGGGTTCGTGGTTCACCACTACGCTGGGAAG GTGTCATATGATGTCAGCGGTTTCTGTGAGAGGAATAGAGACGTACTCTTCAATGACATCATAGAGCTGATGCAAAGCAGCGAATT tCCGTTCATCAGAGCTCTGTTCCCTGAGAACctggaggcagagaagagagggCGTCCGTCCACCGCCAGCAGCAAGATCAAG AAACAAGCCAACACTCTGGTCCAGACCCTGATGAAGTGCACGCCTCACTACATCCGCTGCATCAAACCCAACGAGACTAAACGACCTCGAGACTGGGAGGACAACAGAGTCCGACACCAAGTGGAGTACTTGGGCCTCAGAGAAAACATCCGGGTCCGCCGGGCTGGATATGCTTACAGACGGGTCTTCAACAAGTtcctgcagag GTACGCCATCCTGACCAAAGAGACCTGGCCTCGGTGGAAGGGTGACGAGCGCCAAGGAGTACTGCACCTCCTCCACTGTGTGAACATGGACCAGGACCAGTTCCAGCTTGGCAAGACCAAGGTCTTCATCAAAGCTCCAGAGTCG ctcttcctgctggaggagatgagagagaggaagtacAATGGTTATGCTCGGGTCATCCAAAAGGCGTGGCGCAAACACATCGCTGTCCGCAAGTATGTCAAGATGAGGGAGGAAG CGTCCGACGTCCTGCTGAACAAGAAGGAACGTCGCAGTAACAGCATCAACAGGAACTTTGTGGGTGACTACATTGGAACAGACAACCATCCCGAGATCAGACAGTTCGTCGGCCGCAGAGAGAGGATTGACTTTGCTGACGTGGTGGTGAAATACGACCGAAGATTTAGG ACGGTGAAACGAGACCTGATCCTAACACCAAAGTTCCTGTATCTGATTGGTcgagagaaagtgaaacaggGTCCAGATAAAGGTCAGATCCAGGAAGTTCTCAAGAGGAAGATCGAACTCAACAAGATCCAGTCTGTTTCACTGAG ctcTCTGCAGGATGATTTCTTCGTCGTTCATGAGGAAGAGTATGACAGCGTTCTTCAGAGCATCTTTAAAACGGAATTCCTCAGTTTACTTGTCAAACGTTTTCATGAGAAAACTGAGAGGAAGCTTCCACTGAAATTCAACAACCT TCTGGAGTTTAAGGTGAAGAAGGGGGGCTGGGGTCCGTTCAGCTCTGCAGGATCCCGACAGATCCAGTTCCAGGTGGGTCAGGGGGACGAGGCGGTCCTGAAGCTCAGTGGAAAGATGCTGCAGGTGTCCATTGGACCAGGCCTGCCCAAGAACTCAC GACCGACGAGGAAGGACAACCGAAAGAGCCGCTACATGGGTAACCAGGCTCCACACAGCAATCAGTACAATTCAG CGCCTCACTCAAGAGGGGGCAGAGCGCCCAGAGGTCCCGCCTCCTCTAGAGGCACCCTGCTGAGGCAGCAGTCTAGCATGGAGCAACCCAGTCTGCCCCGCTTCCAGAGCCAGCGCCGCCCCAGCCACCATGCCCCCAAACAATACGACATGGGCTTCATGGACGTCCCTGAACAGGGCGCTGCAGG GCTGCAGCGACGCCGGTCGAAGGAGGTGAAGCCTCTTCCTGGAGCAGGTCGACCTAAACCTGCTCCCAAACCAAAGCCTCGGTGTCCTCAGTGCAGAGCTCTGTACGCCTACGACGCCCAGGACACAGACGAGCTCAGCTTcaacactgatgatgtcatcgaCATACTCACTGAAG atcCGTCTGGTTGGTGGTTCGGCCGGTTGCGAGCCAGAGAGGGAATGTTTCCTGGAAACTATGTGGAGAAGATCTAG
- the bnipl gene encoding bcl-2/adenovirus E1B 19 kDa-interacting protein 2-like protein isoform X2, which produces MGDVKRTNNQIFRTSRRGPVGASDPPNIQDMELREEWQDDGFPRPLPEDCGSLEAERPSGAPSTSLALSGTAVGGAKKRLAAPSLSLTLSRRDSHDPSNDGFSAAALSATPDDTPSLDINLEALETPSGSETGTLPDSGELEWDDDLSQMERGGAVGVVRSPVEHSDSLMGLDQVDTRGRRWRKFCISGQEYQVNMSVLEPYLQVLSHGGYYGDGMNAIILFTSCYLPENTVDDYEYVMDNLFRYIVGTLDLMVSENYLLVYLCAMAPRNKLPSIKWLHQCYTSIDRRLKKDLKGLLVVHPAWYIKALITVVKPFISDKFSRKIRFVQSLQQLSQIIPTERLQIPDAIRQFDDKLNR; this is translated from the exons ATGGGCGATGTCAAAAGAACCAACAACCAAATCTTCAGAACCAGTCGGAG GGGCCCTGTGGGGGCCTCAGACCCCCCCAACATCCAGGACATGGAGCTGAGGGAGGAGTGGCAGGATGACGGTTTCCCCAG GCCTCTCCCAGAGGATTGTGGGAGTCTGGAAGCAGAGCGTCCGTCAGGAG CCCCATCCACCAGCCTCGCCCTATCAGGTACGGCTGTGGGTGGGGCCAAGAAGCGCTTGGCGGCCCCGTCTCTCAGCCTGACTCTGAGCCGCAGAGATTCTCATGACCCCAGTAACGATGGCTTCTCAGCTGCCGCTCTGTCTGCGACGCCAGACGACACGCCGTCACTGGACATCAACCTGGAGGCGCTGGAGACACCGTCGGGCAGTGAGACCGGGACTCTGCCTGACAGCGGCGAGCTGGAGTGGGATG ATGACCTCTCTCAGATGGAGAGGGGTGGGGCTGTGGGCGTGGTCAGAAGCCCAGTGGAGCATTCAGATAGTTTGATGGGATTGGACCAGGTGGACACCAGGGGGCGCCGCTGGAGGAAGTTCTGTATCTCCGGACAGGAGTACCAGGTCAACATGAGTGTCCTGGAGCCATACCTGCAGGTCCTGTCCcacggag GTTACTATGGGGACGGGATGAACGCCATCATCCTGTTCACCTCCTGTTACCTGCCTGAGAACACGGTGGACGACTATGAGTATGTCATGGACAACTTGTTCAG GTACATCGTGGGGACGTTGGACCTGATGGTCTCGGAGAACTACCTACTCGTCTACCTGTGTGCGATGGCACCGAGAAACAAACTTCCCTCCATCAAGTGGCTTCATCAGTGTTACACATCCATCGACAGAAG GCTGAAGAAGGATCTAAAGGGGCTGCTGGTTGTTCATCCTGCCTGGTACATTAAGGCTCTGATCACTGTCGTCAAACCGTTCATCAG TGACAAGTTCAGCAGGAAGATTCGTTTTGTTCAGAGTCTTCAGCAGCTTTCACAGATCATCCCCACAGAACGACTCCAGATCCCTGACGCCATCCGCCA GTTTGATGACAAACTGAACAGATGA